In Candidatus Fermentibacter sp., one genomic interval encodes:
- a CDS encoding thymidine phosphorylase yields the protein MEITRLLALKRDGGRCPGGSLSEFARGVAAGEVADYQASAFLMAAFIRGLDRDETVELTLGIRDSGTMLSWPDDPRPLADKHSTGGVGDKISLVLAPLAASMGLRVPMISGRGLGHTGGTLDKLESIPGFRTRLDVGEFQEIVGRCGFAMCGQTGDLAPADRILYSLRDATSTVESIPLICASILGKKLAEGADRLVFDVKAGRGAFMKTGGQALLLARTLVEVAGGCGTRARALVTDMDVVLGRTAGNSLETAEAVSVLKGGGPLVVRDLAVKLTAMMLAGDASDEACMAGLEARCAARLDDSSAWNAFVRTVEAQGGDLSAFESLPPAPVIREVRSDRTGYWTGVDAGVAGDVVRRLGGGRTRVDDTIRPEVGWEQAAESGFPVEDGQTIGWIHAMTEQAAGSAEAELRGAFIWDRVNSSLVLETL from the coding sequence TTGGAGATAACCCGCCTCCTCGCGCTCAAGAGGGATGGCGGCAGATGCCCCGGGGGCTCTCTCTCGGAGTTCGCCCGCGGGGTGGCCGCCGGTGAGGTGGCGGACTACCAGGCGTCGGCCTTCCTGATGGCCGCCTTCATCCGGGGCCTCGACCGCGACGAGACCGTGGAGCTGACGCTCGGGATACGCGACAGCGGCACCATGCTGTCCTGGCCGGACGATCCGCGCCCCCTGGCCGACAAGCACAGCACGGGCGGCGTGGGGGACAAGATCTCGCTCGTGCTGGCCCCCCTCGCGGCCTCGATGGGGCTGCGCGTGCCCATGATAAGCGGCAGGGGACTGGGGCACACCGGTGGCACTCTGGACAAGCTCGAGTCCATACCGGGCTTCAGGACCCGCCTGGATGTCGGCGAGTTCCAGGAGATCGTCGGCCGCTGCGGGTTCGCCATGTGCGGACAGACAGGCGACCTGGCCCCGGCCGACAGGATCCTGTATTCGCTGCGCGACGCCACTTCGACGGTGGAGTCGATCCCTCTGATATGCGCCAGCATCCTCGGCAAGAAGCTCGCAGAGGGAGCGGACCGCCTCGTGTTCGACGTGAAGGCCGGCAGGGGCGCCTTCATGAAGACGGGCGGGCAGGCCCTGCTCCTGGCGCGGACCCTCGTGGAGGTGGCCGGGGGCTGCGGCACCCGCGCGCGCGCCCTCGTGACCGACATGGACGTGGTTCTGGGGCGTACCGCCGGCAACTCCCTCGAAACGGCCGAGGCCGTCTCCGTCCTGAAGGGCGGAGGCCCGCTCGTGGTGCGCGACCTCGCCGTGAAGCTCACGGCCATGATGCTGGCCGGCGATGCATCCGACGAAGCCTGCATGGCCGGGCTCGAGGCCCGGTGCGCCGCGCGTCTCGACGACTCGTCGGCCTGGAACGCCTTCGTCCGGACAGTGGAGGCGCAGGGCGGGGATCTCTCCGCCTTCGAGTCGCTTCCGCCGGCCCCCGTGATCAGGGAGGTCAGGAGCGACCGCACCGGCTACTGGACAGGCGTGGACGCCGGAGTGGCCGGAGATGTCGTCAGGCGCCTGGGCGGCGGCAGGACCAGGGTCGACGACACCATCCGCCCCGAAGTCGGCTGGGAGCAGGCCGCCGAGTCGGGCTTCCCGGTGGAGGACGGCCAGACCATCGGCTGGATCCATGCCATGACCGAACAGGCCGCCGGATCGGCGGAAGCCGAGCTCCGCGGGGCCTTCATCTGGGACAGGGTCAACAGCAGCCTCGTACTGGAGACCCTGTGA
- a CDS encoding biosynthetic peptidoglycan transglycosylase, which yields MLLLSDVDMPGLGFEADEAVIYWSMGVPIPSVDSILIPSCRVDLPPGRGRAGGGAGGGSDDMPLLVLGEASVTRAGSDTTVFSGRASLRSGSVEMSGLAHGPWGSASVEAGGVRGEVSFRADFHGCTGIPLFDPDLPSLITETGFSGSLQGMATDDSVHLEGTAAGTGGAGTATPFSLSYSERTSELTVATGLGGAEAVADNILLSYEPSAWMSLDPEGEVRLTFEGGEPCRFDLEARMDSAAVYSEHVAGDTVRFSCSVSASGTVEPGRLCVDSCLLSLGTMTLRASLEALTGDRDRLTARIWNDCIPGETMAASIPASLLGPLAGTALEGSLGLDVRLSIDRQWPDSSDLSILVDADGLSVVSCPVDVARLVRGGSCRMRDSWGNTRLIHLSRSANGEFVELSEMPPWFEPLLCCSEDGTFRSHSGFSAEHIRNSLVADVREGGFVRGASTLTMQLARNLFLSREKTLARKLQEVFLTWRLEETLSKDRILEIYANIVELGPDVFGFAEASLYYFGTGIRDLGVRETAFLVSILPGPRLYHRFYERGSVPDWWEGYLDILVESAERRGGVTHEEAALALGHAIRFN from the coding sequence GTGCTCCTGCTTTCAGACGTCGACATGCCGGGGCTGGGCTTCGAGGCTGACGAAGCAGTGATCTACTGGAGCATGGGCGTGCCCATCCCGTCCGTCGACAGCATCCTGATCCCGTCCTGCAGGGTCGATCTGCCGCCGGGCCGCGGCAGGGCCGGAGGAGGAGCCGGCGGCGGTTCCGACGACATGCCCCTCCTCGTGCTGGGAGAGGCCAGTGTGACCCGGGCCGGTTCGGACACGACGGTGTTCTCGGGCCGCGCCTCGCTCAGGTCGGGCTCGGTCGAGATGTCCGGGCTCGCGCACGGACCCTGGGGATCGGCCTCGGTAGAGGCGGGGGGCGTGCGAGGCGAGGTCTCCTTCCGGGCCGACTTCCACGGCTGCACCGGGATCCCGCTCTTCGACCCGGACCTGCCCTCCCTGATCACGGAAACCGGATTCTCCGGATCGCTCCAGGGGATGGCCACGGACGACTCCGTCCATCTCGAGGGGACGGCCGCCGGGACGGGAGGGGCGGGTACCGCCACACCCTTCTCCCTGTCGTACTCCGAGCGGACCTCTGAACTGACCGTGGCGACGGGGCTCGGCGGGGCGGAAGCCGTCGCGGACAACATCCTCCTCTCCTATGAACCGTCGGCCTGGATGTCGCTCGACCCCGAGGGCGAGGTCCGGCTGACATTCGAGGGCGGGGAGCCCTGCAGGTTCGACCTCGAGGCCCGGATGGACAGCGCGGCGGTCTATTCCGAACACGTTGCGGGGGACACCGTCCGGTTCTCGTGCTCGGTCTCCGCCTCGGGAACCGTGGAGCCCGGGAGGCTCTGCGTGGATTCCTGCCTCCTCTCCCTGGGGACCATGACTCTGAGGGCGAGCCTCGAAGCCCTGACGGGCGACCGCGACAGGCTGACGGCACGCATCTGGAACGACTGCATCCCAGGAGAGACCATGGCCGCCTCCATCCCTGCATCCCTGCTCGGTCCGCTTGCGGGGACGGCGCTGGAAGGATCCCTCGGCCTGGACGTCCGCCTCTCGATCGACAGGCAGTGGCCCGACAGCTCCGACCTTTCGATCCTGGTCGACGCGGACGGACTTTCGGTCGTCAGCTGCCCGGTCGACGTGGCGCGCCTGGTCCGGGGCGGTTCCTGCAGGATGCGCGACAGCTGGGGCAACACGAGGCTCATCCACCTCAGCAGATCGGCGAACGGGGAGTTCGTGGAGCTCTCGGAGATGCCCCCCTGGTTCGAACCCCTGCTCTGCTGCTCCGAGGACGGCACCTTCCGCAGCCACTCCGGATTCAGCGCGGAGCACATAAGGAACTCGCTCGTCGCCGACGTGAGGGAGGGCGGCTTCGTGAGGGGCGCATCGACCCTGACCATGCAGCTCGCGAGGAACCTCTTCCTCTCGCGCGAGAAGACTCTGGCCAGGAAGCTCCAGGAGGTCTTCCTGACCTGGAGGCTGGAGGAGACCCTGTCGAAGGACAGGATCCTGGAGATCTACGCGAACATCGTCGAACTCGGTCCGGACGTGTTCGGATTCGCCGAGGCGTCCCTGTACTACTTCGGGACGGGCATCCGCGACCTCGGGGTGAGGGAGACGGCCTTCCTCGTCTCGATCCTCCCGGGCCCGAGGCTGTACCACCGCTTCTACGAGAGAGGCTCCGTCCCCGACTGGTGGGAGGGATACCTGGACATCCTCGTGGAGTCCGCCGAGCGGCGCGGGGGAGTTACGCACGAGGAGGCCGCCCTTGCGCTGGGGCATGCCATAAGGTTTAATTAG
- the pyrF gene encoding orotidine-5'-phosphate decarboxylase — protein MPSGYSGTRLYIALTSDMGRTPAELLAPLRGLGVGIKIGLELFAGRGPDIVRELSGEGFPVFLDLKLHDIPHTVEGAVRAACASGPALLNVHASGGAAMMKAAASAASGTGVRMLAVTVLTSLGAPDLERMGWSLGPGGTVVRLAGMAAESGMDGVVCSPGEASAVRSATGPGFLIVTPGIRPSGSDRGDQARIATPESAVRAGADALVVGRPVSGAPDPRAAASAILEEIEAAVASGVRSL, from the coding sequence ATGCCGTCCGGATACTCCGGGACAAGGCTCTACATAGCCCTGACCAGCGACATGGGGAGGACCCCGGCCGAACTCCTGGCCCCGCTGCGGGGTCTCGGCGTGGGGATCAAGATCGGGCTCGAGCTCTTCGCGGGACGCGGGCCGGACATCGTGAGGGAGCTCTCGGGCGAGGGCTTCCCGGTCTTCCTCGACCTCAAGCTGCACGACATCCCCCACACGGTCGAGGGCGCGGTGAGGGCGGCCTGCGCCTCGGGACCGGCCCTCCTCAACGTCCACGCCTCGGGCGGAGCGGCCATGATGAAGGCCGCCGCCTCGGCCGCTTCGGGCACCGGCGTGCGTATGCTGGCCGTCACCGTCCTGACAAGCCTCGGCGCCCCGGACCTGGAGCGCATGGGCTGGAGCCTCGGGCCGGGGGGGACGGTGGTGAGGCTCGCCGGGATGGCGGCCGAGAGCGGCATGGACGGGGTGGTCTGCTCCCCCGGGGAGGCCTCGGCGGTGCGCTCCGCGACCGGTCCAGGCTTCCTCATAGTCACACCCGGCATAAGACCCTCGGGATCCGACAGGGGCGACCAGGCAAGGATCGCGACGCCGGAGTCCGCCGTCCGGGCGGGCGCCGACGCCCTTGTGGTGGGAAGGCCCGTCAGCGGAGCACCCGATCCGCGGGCAGCCGCGTCGGCCATCCTCGAGGAGATAGAGGCGGCTGTGGCTTCGGGAGTGCGCTCCCTCTGA
- a CDS encoding septal ring lytic transglycosylase RlpA family protein, whose protein sequence is MRNLTGVALAALVLLAAGCLAPRPVYRGGVRGAASLVTGLEQRGTASFYAGSFHGRQTASGERYDMNAMTCAHRTLPFGTLLEVENLGNGSTVTVRVNDRGPYVGGRIIDLSRGAADRLGMIDSGTADVRLRVIGFEEEER, encoded by the coding sequence TTGCGGAACCTGACGGGTGTGGCGCTCGCGGCCCTCGTGCTGCTTGCCGCAGGCTGCCTGGCCCCCAGGCCGGTCTACAGGGGTGGCGTGAGGGGCGCGGCATCGCTCGTAACCGGCCTCGAGCAGCGGGGAACGGCCAGCTTCTACGCCGGGAGCTTCCACGGCAGGCAGACCGCCAGCGGCGAGAGATACGACATGAACGCGATGACCTGCGCCCACAGGACGCTTCCGTTCGGCACCCTGCTCGAGGTCGAGAACCTGGGCAACGGCTCGACCGTGACCGTGAGGGTGAACGACAGGGGCCCCTACGTGGGCGGACGGATCATCGACCTTTCGAGGGGCGCGGCCGACAGGCTGGGGATGATCGACTCGGGCACCGCCGACGTGCGGCTGAGGGTGATCGGATTCGAGGAGGAGGAACGCTGA
- a CDS encoding dihydroorotate dehydrogenase has product MNPVTEGLPDSFWGIPVPGPVALASGTCGFGLELDAMGLLADVALVFSKAVTPEPRDGNAPPRIHDTGYGLLNSIGLANPGLDRVLSEVLPAAAGLSRPLVLNVACESVSAFGSTVAALEAGGSHAGYEVNVSCPNVEAGGMAFGVDPAAVASVTRAVRRETRRPITVKLTPNGGDMVSAAKAAEDSGADAVTVCNTFLGMKLDWRTGRPALARGAGGYSSPALLPLVVARVWQVGRAVRIPVIASGGVWEPGDVLELLAAGASLVQVGTGLLRRPSLPSELAAGIRDLLCGT; this is encoded by the coding sequence GTGAACCCGGTCACCGAAGGCCTGCCCGACTCCTTCTGGGGCATCCCCGTCCCCGGGCCGGTCGCCCTGGCCTCGGGGACCTGCGGATTCGGCCTGGAGCTCGACGCCATGGGCCTGCTCGCGGACGTGGCCCTCGTCTTCTCCAAGGCCGTGACCCCCGAACCGAGGGACGGGAACGCACCCCCGAGGATCCACGACACCGGGTACGGCCTCCTCAATTCGATAGGTCTGGCCAACCCCGGCCTCGACAGGGTCCTCTCGGAGGTGCTGCCCGCTGCCGCCGGCCTTTCGAGACCCCTGGTGCTGAACGTCGCCTGCGAGTCCGTGAGCGCCTTCGGGTCAACCGTGGCCGCACTCGAAGCCGGCGGCTCCCACGCCGGATACGAGGTCAACGTGTCGTGCCCCAACGTGGAGGCCGGCGGGATGGCCTTCGGGGTCGACCCGGCAGCCGTGGCCTCCGTGACCCGGGCGGTCAGGCGGGAGACCCGCAGACCGATCACCGTGAAGCTCACCCCGAACGGCGGGGACATGGTGTCCGCCGCGAAGGCCGCCGAGGATTCGGGAGCGGATGCTGTCACGGTGTGCAACACCTTCCTGGGCATGAAGCTGGACTGGAGGACCGGAAGGCCCGCGCTCGCAAGGGGTGCCGGGGGCTACAGCTCGCCCGCCCTCCTGCCGCTCGTCGTGGCCAGGGTCTGGCAGGTCGGCCGCGCCGTGCGGATACCCGTGATAGCATCCGGAGGAGTCTGGGAGCCCGGTGACGTGCTGGAGCTGCTGGCTGCGGGAGCCTCGCTCGTACAGGTGGGGACCGGGCTCCTCAGGAGACCCTCCCTGCCGTCGGAGCTTGCTGCCGGCATAAGGGACCTGCTTTGCGGAACCTGA
- a CDS encoding dihydroorotase: MLPTSAESTVRTAGTTLTDASRPVLVRGGRLVDPAAGFDAVVDLLVEDGTVSRLSKPFEAPDRDASVVDADGLWLFPGLTDMHVHLREPGATASETVESGLRAAIAGGFTRVAAMPNTDPPVDTPARVAEMAERGRLAGTADLLVVGCVTRGRKGDAVADIGGMALAGAAAFSDDGSPVLDPGLLAEAMAATGAAGRVFIQHAEITDLSRGGAVNLGPVSRELGLAGIPDSSETGAVALTLETAIACGGRVHLTHLSLPGSVDLVREAADRGACATCDVTPHHLALDESEVLRSGACAKMNPPLRSARDREGLVERTRAGRIDAVASDHAPHEARLKEAGLAGAPFGITGLETALPVTFDALGRMGAMSPLRMLSLFTTGPASILGVPCPSLAPGRPFEAVLFDPYEEWTPSRDNTFSRSTNTPFLGRTLRGRVRAVWKRRLVYFDGDFVP, encoded by the coding sequence ATGCTCCCGACTTCGGCGGAGAGCACGGTCCGGACGGCAGGGACTACTCTGACTGACGCCTCCCGGCCCGTCCTGGTGAGGGGGGGGCGGCTCGTCGACCCCGCCGCCGGCTTCGACGCAGTGGTCGACCTGCTTGTGGAGGACGGGACCGTCTCACGCCTCTCGAAGCCATTCGAGGCTCCGGACCGGGATGCGTCGGTAGTCGATGCGGACGGCCTCTGGCTGTTCCCGGGGCTCACCGACATGCACGTGCATCTCAGGGAGCCCGGGGCGACCGCTTCGGAGACCGTGGAGAGCGGCCTCAGGGCAGCCATCGCCGGAGGATTCACGAGGGTGGCCGCCATGCCCAACACCGACCCGCCCGTCGACACTCCCGCCAGGGTTGCGGAGATGGCGGAGAGGGGGCGCCTCGCCGGAACCGCTGATCTGCTCGTCGTGGGCTGCGTGACCAGGGGCCGGAAGGGGGATGCGGTCGCCGACATCGGGGGCATGGCCCTCGCAGGGGCCGCGGCCTTCAGCGACGACGGCTCTCCGGTGCTCGATCCCGGGTTGCTCGCGGAAGCCATGGCCGCCACCGGCGCCGCCGGGAGGGTCTTCATCCAGCACGCCGAGATCACCGACCTCTCCCGCGGGGGGGCTGTCAACCTCGGGCCGGTATCACGAGAGCTGGGTCTCGCCGGCATTCCAGACTCGAGCGAGACCGGAGCCGTCGCGCTCACCCTCGAAACGGCGATTGCATGCGGGGGGCGCGTACACCTGACGCACCTCTCCCTGCCCGGGAGCGTCGACCTGGTACGCGAAGCCGCCGACAGGGGGGCATGTGCGACATGCGACGTCACTCCGCATCACCTGGCCCTCGACGAATCGGAAGTGCTCCGGTCGGGCGCCTGTGCCAAGATGAACCCTCCGCTCAGGTCCGCGCGCGACCGGGAGGGCCTGGTGGAGCGGACCAGGGCAGGCAGGATCGATGCCGTGGCAAGCGACCATGCCCCTCACGAGGCGCGGCTCAAGGAAGCCGGACTCGCCGGTGCCCCCTTCGGGATCACCGGCCTCGAGACAGCGCTCCCGGTGACGTTCGACGCCCTGGGGCGGATGGGTGCGATGAGCCCGCTGCGGATGCTCTCCCTCTTCACGACGGGGCCGGCTTCGATCCTGGGGGTCCCATGCCCGTCACTGGCGCCCGGAAGGCCTTTCGAGGCCGTGCTGTTCGACCCGTACGAGGAGTGGACTCCATCCAGGGACAACACTTTCTCCCGTTCCACGAACACGCCCTTCCTCGGGAGGACCCTCAGGGGAAGGGTCAGGGCGGTCTGGAAGAGGAGGCTGGTCTACTTTGACGGCGACTTCGTCCCCTGA
- a CDS encoding class II fructose-bisphosphate aldolase yields MVDSSTYDRMLGLRPLNVRAALPDSRCALVSGRDICSVARARSAIVMAANIRNPLSALGILRAARRADSFVMLELAKSEGKYTGVTYQNLPQTAQAYSSDLGDGVVYALHMDHYAVKSRADRDDAAREIPRAISMGWTSVAIDASHNPDFENLSFTRDVAMHIPQYAGLEVEVGEIKGAGVLSTVGEAEYFIGGLNSWGIFPDWLAISNGSKHGTYDASKGESEGIDLGRTREIADAIAPFGCVIAQHGISGTPLDKVGHFREYGIHKGNVGTLWQNIVFGIEMDPASGNAVIDDGSYVKRPDRGVTTELWDLMVAHADRLGYSRSSGDYKNLNRPFHSLVMSLPAEIRERIARETEEWALRYFEAFGSIGTGTAVIEAIAGRGDWNPFPERRIVASRGGHGREDAPDFGGEHGPDGRDYSD; encoded by the coding sequence ATGGTGGATTCCAGCACATACGACAGGATGCTCGGCCTCAGGCCTCTCAACGTCAGGGCGGCCCTGCCCGACTCGAGGTGCGCCCTCGTGAGCGGGAGGGACATCTGTTCGGTCGCGCGCGCCAGGAGCGCCATCGTCATGGCCGCGAACATCAGGAACCCGCTGAGCGCCCTCGGGATACTCAGAGCCGCCAGGAGGGCCGACTCGTTCGTGATGCTCGAACTCGCCAAGTCCGAGGGGAAATACACAGGCGTGACCTATCAGAACCTGCCTCAGACCGCCCAGGCATATTCTTCGGACCTGGGCGACGGCGTCGTGTACGCACTCCACATGGACCACTACGCCGTCAAGTCGCGCGCCGACAGGGACGACGCGGCCCGGGAGATCCCGCGCGCCATCTCCATGGGCTGGACGTCGGTCGCCATCGACGCCTCACACAATCCCGACTTCGAGAACCTCTCCTTCACGCGCGACGTCGCCATGCACATCCCGCAGTACGCCGGGCTCGAGGTCGAGGTGGGCGAGATCAAGGGCGCCGGGGTCCTCTCCACGGTCGGGGAGGCGGAGTACTTCATCGGCGGCCTGAACTCCTGGGGCATCTTCCCGGACTGGCTGGCCATCTCGAACGGCTCGAAGCACGGAACCTACGATGCTTCGAAGGGCGAGAGCGAAGGCATCGACCTCGGCCGCACCCGCGAGATCGCCGACGCCATAGCGCCCTTCGGATGCGTGATAGCGCAGCACGGGATAAGCGGCACCCCCCTCGACAAGGTGGGGCACTTCAGGGAGTACGGCATCCACAAGGGCAACGTGGGCACGCTCTGGCAGAACATCGTGTTCGGCATCGAGATGGATCCCGCGAGCGGCAACGCCGTCATCGACGACGGCTCCTACGTCAAGCGGCCCGACCGCGGCGTCACGACGGAACTCTGGGACCTGATGGTGGCACATGCGGACAGGCTCGGCTACTCCCGCTCCTCGGGCGACTACAAGAACCTCAACCGCCCGTTCCACTCCCTCGTCATGTCCCTCCCCGCGGAGATAAGGGAGAGGATCGCCAGGGAGACGGAGGAGTGGGCTCTGAGGTATTTCGAGGCCTTCGGCTCCATCGGGACCGGAACCGCCGTGATCGAGGCGATCGCCGGGCGCGGCGACTGGAACCCCTTCCCGGAGAGGCGGATCGTAGCCTCCCGCGGGGGTCACGGCAGGGAGGATGCTCCCGACTTCGGCGGAGAGCACGGTCCGGACGGCAGGGACTACTCTGACTGA
- a CDS encoding potassium transporter TrkG — translation MAKASRLLSVITGSGWFALAAPALLLARHGAGLAESWSTHAFATLWLLHLASVLLPDGRRLTERIRDDHWISLLLGLTIAAMAWAALAGGGRDAVLGALRAIIQVGVMLISTRILVQRLGAFLTDHVPVWQILPISFAAIIAAGAGLLLLPAATVDGVRPLDAFFTATSAVCVTGLSVVDTGSVYTHFGQIVILVLIQVGGLGLMSFFAFFALFLGHSVGLGQSLSITRAVDAEFTSDLKKAIGSIIGWTVTVEATGALLLYSAWRPVLPGLHKAELAWQAVFHSVSAFCNAGFSLFPDNLESFSGMPSVCLIISGLIVAGGLGFAVLTGLVTAVLSTLRGRRHNRLDAHSRLVLLVTAILIAGGTAFVLLVEWNGALGGMGLPQRVSNALLCSITPRTAGFDTIPVLGLHPATRLAFIALMFIGASPGGTGGGVKTTTVGLLASAGLSLLRKRPQPEMWHRMVPLHDLQRAAFLLFSCLLVCVASSVLLVLSESASSPRGPEDYVFEAVSAFGTVGLSTGVTGELTVAGRWIIILTMFTGRVGPSVLAALTVRPRTLAYRLPECRIGIG, via the coding sequence ATGGCGAAGGCTTCCAGGCTTCTGTCGGTGATCACGGGATCGGGCTGGTTCGCCCTGGCCGCCCCCGCCCTTCTCCTCGCCAGGCACGGAGCGGGGCTCGCGGAGTCGTGGAGCACGCACGCCTTCGCGACCCTGTGGCTCCTGCACCTGGCCTCCGTGCTGCTCCCGGACGGGAGGCGCCTCACGGAGAGGATCAGGGACGACCACTGGATATCCCTGCTCCTCGGCCTGACCATCGCAGCCATGGCCTGGGCGGCCCTGGCCGGAGGCGGGCGGGACGCCGTGCTCGGGGCCCTGAGGGCCATCATACAGGTCGGGGTCATGCTGATCTCCACCAGGATACTCGTGCAGCGCCTCGGGGCGTTCCTCACGGACCACGTGCCGGTATGGCAGATACTCCCCATCTCCTTCGCGGCCATCATAGCGGCCGGAGCAGGCCTGCTTCTCCTGCCCGCCGCCACTGTCGACGGCGTCAGGCCGCTGGACGCTTTCTTCACGGCCACCTCCGCCGTGTGCGTGACGGGGCTCTCGGTGGTGGACACGGGATCGGTCTACACCCACTTCGGGCAGATCGTGATACTCGTCCTGATACAGGTAGGCGGGCTGGGGCTGATGAGCTTCTTCGCCTTCTTCGCGCTCTTCCTCGGTCACAGCGTCGGCCTCGGGCAGAGCCTGTCGATCACGCGGGCGGTCGATGCGGAGTTCACCAGCGACCTGAAGAAGGCCATAGGCTCCATCATCGGCTGGACGGTCACGGTCGAGGCAACCGGGGCCCTGCTCCTCTATTCGGCATGGAGGCCGGTGCTCCCCGGTCTGCACAAGGCGGAACTGGCCTGGCAGGCCGTCTTCCACTCCGTCTCGGCCTTCTGCAACGCAGGCTTCAGCCTGTTCCCGGACAATCTCGAGAGCTTCAGCGGCATGCCGTCCGTGTGCCTCATCATCTCGGGCCTGATAGTCGCGGGCGGGCTGGGCTTCGCCGTGCTGACAGGCCTCGTGACCGCGGTGCTCTCCACGCTCAGGGGCAGGCGGCACAACAGGCTCGACGCCCACTCGCGGCTGGTGCTCCTCGTCACCGCCATCCTCATCGCAGGGGGAACCGCCTTCGTACTCCTGGTGGAGTGGAACGGGGCCCTGGGCGGGATGGGTCTCCCCCAGCGGGTATCCAACGCCCTCCTCTGCTCCATCACTCCGAGGACCGCCGGCTTCGACACGATCCCGGTGCTCGGCCTGCATCCGGCGACGAGGCTCGCCTTCATCGCCCTGATGTTCATCGGCGCCTCGCCCGGAGGCACCGGCGGCGGAGTGAAGACCACGACCGTCGGGCTGCTGGCATCGGCCGGCCTGTCGCTGCTGCGGAAGAGACCCCAGCCCGAGATGTGGCACAGGATGGTGCCTCTGCACGACCTCCAGAGGGCCGCGTTCCTCCTCTTCTCCTGCCTGCTGGTGTGCGTGGCGTCCTCCGTGCTGCTGGTCCTCTCCGAATCGGCGTCATCGCCCAGGGGGCCGGAGGATTACGTGTTCGAGGCGGTCAGCGCTTTCGGTACGGTCGGGCTCTCCACCGGGGTGACCGGCGAATTGACCGTGGCCGGCCGCTGGATAATCATTCTCACGATGTTCACGGGCAGGGTGGGTCCCTCGGTGCTGGCGGCGCTGACCGTCAGGCCAAGGACGCTTGCCTACAGGCTCCCTGAGTGCAGGATAGGGATAGGGTAG
- a CDS encoding TrkA family potassium uptake protein yields MQSEHRKFAVLGLGNFGSSLARNLADLGSEVVAVDSDERKLDELADKVTLAVSFDVTDETLLRAHGIDNVDVAIVAMGSDFGASVLVTTILRDMGVTVHSRATTHREARILRAVGASQIYMPEKDQGERVARMLQHDNVETYVPLAGGIDFVRVKPRASMIGKCIRDLDIRRAFGVNIAYIGKLEPEEGMRTYRIPLPDDVIELGDDLFILGGRTDLERFLT; encoded by the coding sequence GTGCAGTCCGAACACAGGAAATTCGCGGTGCTGGGCCTGGGCAACTTCGGCTCCAGCCTGGCCAGGAACCTGGCGGACCTCGGGTCGGAGGTCGTCGCAGTCGACTCCGACGAGAGGAAGCTCGACGAGCTGGCCGACAAGGTCACGCTCGCGGTGTCCTTCGACGTCACGGACGAGACCCTCCTCCGTGCCCACGGGATAGACAACGTCGACGTCGCAATAGTCGCCATGGGCTCCGACTTCGGCGCGAGCGTGCTCGTCACCACCATCCTCAGGGACATGGGGGTGACCGTCCACTCCCGGGCCACGACCCACCGGGAGGCCAGGATACTCCGGGCGGTCGGCGCCAGCCAGATCTACATGCCCGAGAAGGACCAGGGAGAGCGGGTCGCCCGGATGCTCCAGCACGACAACGTCGAGACATATGTCCCGCTGGCCGGCGGCATAGACTTCGTGAGGGTGAAGCCTCGCGCGTCGATGATAGGCAAGTGCATCAGGGACCTCGACATAAGGCGCGCGTTCGGGGTGAACATAGCCTACATAGGCAAGCTGGAGCCCGAGGAGGGCATGAGGACCTACAGGATCCCCCTGCCCGACGATGTCATAGAGCTGGGTGACGACCTCTTCATCCTGGGCGGGCGCACCGACCTGGAGAGATTCCTGACCTGA